A single window of Pyxicephalus adspersus chromosome 10, UCB_Pads_2.0, whole genome shotgun sequence DNA harbors:
- the ELOVL3 gene encoding very long chain fatty acid elongase 3 has protein sequence MEERNLSVILLQEYDFEKRFDDREAIQWMQENWSKSFFFSVLYAAVIFGGQRVMKERKRFELRRPLVLWSLTLAIFSIIGAVRTGWFMVNMLLSSGFKQSVCDRGFYNGPVSKFWAYAFVLSKVPELGDTLFIVLRKQKLIFLHWYHHITVLLYTWYTYKDTVAGGGWFMTMNYTVHAFMYSYYTLRAAGIHVPRPCAMFITMTQILQMVMGTLVNVLVYQWMQSGTCSSTMENIFWSTVMYSSYLVLFCSFFYKAYLKTPTKSKGE, from the exons ATGGAGGAGCGCAACCTGTCAGTGATTCTGCTCCAGGAATATGATTTTGAGAAGCGTTTTGATGACCGGGAAGCCATCCAATGGATGCAGGAGAACTG GAGCAAGTCCTTCTTTTTCTCTGTTCTGTATGCGGCGGTAATATTTGGGGGCCAGCGTGttatgaaagaaaggaaaaggtttGAACTGCGAAGGCCGCTAGTCCTGTGGTCATTGACGCTTGCTATTTTTAG CATCATTGGAGCTGTCCGTACTGGCTGGTTCATGGTTAACATGCTCCTGTCTAGTGGCTTCAAACAATCAGTATGCGACCGTGGATTTTATAATGGGCCTGTTAGCAAATTCTGGGCATACGCCTTTGTCTTGAGTAAGGTCCCAGAGCTGG GAGATACTTTGTTCATTGTTCTTCGCAAACAAAAGCTGATCTTCCTACATTGGTATCATCACATTACTGTACTGCTGTACACCTGGTACACATATAAGGACACCGTAGCTGGGGGAGGATGGTTCATGACTATGAATTACACCGTGCATGCGTTCATGTACTCCTATTACACTCTGAGAGCAGCAGGGATCCATGTACCACGACCCTGTGCCATGTTCATTACAATGACCCAGATCCTACAAATGGTAATGGGCACCTTAGTCAATGTTCTGGTGTACCAATGGATGCAAAGTGGGACATGTTCAAGCACAATGGAGAACATATTCTGGTCAACTGTGATGTATTCAAGCTACCTGGTGCTATTCTGTAGCTTCTTTTATAAGGCTTATCTGAAAACCCCCACAAAGAGTAAGGGAGAATAA